A single genomic interval of Mucilaginibacter robiniae harbors:
- the purQ gene encoding phosphoribosylformylglycinamidine synthase subunit PurQ, which translates to MKFGVVIFPGSNCDEDIIYVLEKVMGQQVVRLWHKDHDLQGADVVILPGGFSFGDYLRSGAIARFSPIMQEVIQFAAKGGYVMGICNGFQILAEAGLVPGALLHNKQRKFICRNTYLRAQTNNSLLTSQIDEQKVLKIPIAHGEGNYYADEDTLKALNDNEQVLFRYTDEAGNITNEANPNGSVENIAGVCNVKRNVFALMPHPERAADALLANEDGLAIFESILNMANA; encoded by the coding sequence ATGAAATTTGGCGTAGTTATATTCCCCGGCTCTAATTGTGATGAAGATATTATTTATGTGCTCGAAAAAGTTATGGGCCAGCAGGTAGTACGCCTTTGGCATAAAGACCATGATTTGCAAGGAGCTGATGTAGTTATCTTACCCGGTGGTTTCTCTTTTGGTGATTATTTACGTTCAGGCGCTATTGCCCGTTTTTCACCTATTATGCAGGAAGTGATTCAATTTGCAGCCAAGGGCGGTTATGTAATGGGTATTTGTAACGGATTCCAGATTCTGGCTGAAGCAGGTTTGGTACCGGGTGCATTGTTGCATAACAAACAACGTAAGTTCATTTGCCGCAATACTTACCTGAGAGCGCAAACCAATAATTCATTGCTAACATCCCAAATTGACGAGCAGAAGGTGTTGAAAATACCTATCGCTCATGGCGAAGGTAACTACTATGCCGATGAGGATACGCTGAAAGCGCTAAATGATAATGAGCAGGTGCTATTCCGTTATACTGATGAAGCTGGTAATATCACTAATGAAGCTAACCCAAATGGTTCAGTAGAGAATATTGCCGGTGTTTGCAACGTTAAGCGTAATGTTTTTGCTTTGATGCCGCATCCTGAACGTGCTGCCGATGCTTTGTTGGCTAATGAAGATGGCTTGGCTATCTTCGAGTCCATATTAAATATGGCTAATGCCTAA